From Anopheles funestus chromosome 3RL, idAnoFuneDA-416_04, whole genome shotgun sequence, a single genomic window includes:
- the LOC125770612 gene encoding uncharacterized protein LOC125770612, whose amino-acid sequence MVHIHMENLMRTDRPLTWLSEPTCDRCSLPFNNYADDLYNRLPLLLSCSHLLCGLCVREHANSDSIMCERCNKYVPFPDNYDPSYYMLGMLAQMQQELKHIELYYEEESKNAMKAKGAAATNGTPKDFTIESIGDISTMKKMKSVIEEAFDSYEKTKHVLDKRAKSFPENVDRVVQKINAHFLTLHNALQIEQDRVLKLIRKTYLEQQHHTEQQHQHLLASKNRMIKLHKRLKNFQDEAACPDDKAWLQFSVEVKQFLETEPLKLASAAQGGSSDCQFAVFFTESDKFCKTISGSYRLKVPDLSKAEQLVPFPTSKKKHLKVGSDVAESCKKEAKDSNLSKHTSRDRKLSDHSRHHESSARKAASVNEQSNSVPTHSTQENKLSDQNKHYEPAGRKTVCFIEQTIAAREKKHCEESVRCGTSSQRSSREKRRSKTGLKLYEPRGINEIERTILERCFSTVTVTYIVNPHEIYVRDELHDDIAAEIVELCRNEAKAYETKLLKRKHKFEVKVDGLYLVQPENTTNWYRALVLEAFNTTPERVGPYTVQYVDYGGKDTVEHEQMRPMSIELSEIEWQAMRCSLYNVDTIDRTATSWPAECYQLAMDFIGNRKMMLYEVESVSGCRSVDIFLPPIIATEHAATSGATRIDVMSWNGYYPPMSLRTTLITLQQCVGSSEANERNPQAVERVRLLKRWMTQATEQAQKRWTIRRTPELTQYDFFDVHITYSKSPDHFYIMPMEWKTNTFDKLQEQLNEMCEKPNAYKVFCPYVGLVCGFALDTEDSERIWLRGRIETIVPGSCWMYALDTGETIKVSCNDLYLFPPNSTLMSVYPLAVGCSLEHIRPKSGNGTISWSGDAIEEFNLLLKSKTLRFAVTMGSLWNESKVYSVLLYLRNKSDVDTCVNRILVAQGHAECIMGREAEINDLVHKSHTRQAIDKAAPAGTEAAEPSNKVIDPRVPVDLLRVISPDEIYVRLSSRKGDLDGLQQAIQQHMDETLDGDDGGIEDTSSGQNSSKSDWSPGDMCLVFTSPSSGHTTEWYRARITEVQEEGELYEAFLIDRALTLQVHRTNVARMVPRIAQLQPGAVRCQLACIEPLKGSDGWQKVTVDGLHNIIDSYEKHAISLDANRANSKDNEPTNAHQSLSVVLWGVRVLPQQALAPQKTEYRNINQMLVVRGLAHSSGRFRTLATVGNDALEELQSVEEAVEKMTRGEYKKLKDFFRAIAAVSAETEGFGAREDGNETAKVVLNGKDMHARVEIDGPCATVLTLVKDAVESITDWPESIPIEKTVFVGMPTHIGNDGTVFLMDLCQQPVLNSIRDTIQEYVAKNGLLSPTTLSVTYKPGEPCLARYHLDEMFYRATVVAVIERNKYRVLFVDYGNEEMCHGEDLRKDIVCGRVPVQTNRFRLSGIVPEQICKQTGTWPEDAIILSHGLIVQQLCKVHVDTSIWTPNISQEAQVRRPIPCNLFRLNDLVDVRQTLLEIGNFKSHVEQKDESDSVCDTAVSRVSNRYESIDYQLANTAPERSYSPRFCTPEQRDLMQFVRELDTDYDFDSFTKKFEDPNEMLEEPNDDSDDYLNRAQVLNVNAADLNDDASDDSSLTEDVSVSSLLSSFNPDHLDSSTRLSADELHSQSSVPTGMQTDPLPRASPFASPIDPNRTAGFFANFVKYGPGLTVHLFPHIEGHSLRMINMTQRIQRLVRSQPELLKWQARQVEVGEPCLAPYSADGFYYRAIIEKVFEESSEVSIMFVDYLNRDTVAIADLRKCPKELRNIPLRNAEVQLKGVRVNQRLRQADIGRRMLEVLIQPFYVRITPATKPSSQPGETLQPEVELFSDYERGVLAYDQMIKERFLYTSDP is encoded by the coding sequence ATGGTGCACATACACATGGAGAATCTAATGCGTACCGATCGCCCATTAACCTGGCTTTCGGAACCGACATGCGATAGGTGCTCGCTTCCTTTTAACAACTATGCAGATGACCTGTACAATAGGTTACCGTTGCTGTTGTCCTGCAGCCACCTGCTGTGTGGTCTGTGCGTGCGTGAACATGCCAATAGCGACAGCATTATGTGTGAGCGCTGCAACAAGTACGTACCATTTCCGGACAACTACGACCCAAGCTATTATATGCTGGGCATGTTGGCTCAGATGCAGCAGGAGTTGAAACATATCGAGCTCTACTATGAGGAAGAAAGTAAGAATGCGATGAAGGCTAAAGGTGCTGCTGCAACAAACGGAACGCCTAAAGATTTCACCATCGAATCGATAGGTGATATAAGCACaatgaagaagatgaaaagCGTGATCGAAGAAGCGTTTGATTCGTACGAAAAAACTAAGCACGTACTTGACAAGCGTGCCAAATCATTTCCTGAAAACGTGGATCGAGTGGTGCAAAAAATCAATGCCCATTTTCTCACTCTTCACAATGCGCTACAGATAGAGCAGGATCGCGTGCTGAAGCTGATACGCAAAACATACCTCGAGCAGCAACATCATACCgagcaacagcaccaacatTTACTAGCTTCCAAAAATCGTATGATAAAGTTGCACAAACGGTTGAAGAATTTTCAGGATGAGGCGGCTTGCCCGGACGATAAAGCATGGCTTCAGTTTAGCGTTGAGGTGAAACAATTTCTGGAAACGGAGCCACTGAAACTGGCCTCAGCGGCTCAAGGTGGTAGCAGTGATTGTCAGTTCGCGGTATTTTTTACTGAGAGTGACAAGTTTTGTAAAACCATCAGTGGCAGCTATCGGTTGAAGGTTCCTGATTTAAGCAAGGCTGAGCAGCTTGTACCATTCCCGACCAGTAAGAAAAAGCACCTGAAAGTTGGTTCAGATGTAGCGGAATCTTgcaaaaaagaagctaaaGATTCAAATTTATCGAAACATACTTCAAGGGATAGGAAACTATCTGACCATAGCAGGCATCATGAATCGTCCGCTAGAAAAGCGGCTAGTGTTAACGAACAATCAAACTCTGTGCCAACACATTCTACGCAGGAAAACAAACTATCGgaccaaaacaaacattatgaACCAGCCGGTAGAAAAACCGTCTGTTTCATTGAACAAACCATTGCGGCACGTGAGAAAAAACACTGCGAAGAAAGTGTTCGCTGCGGCACTTCTAGCCAGAGATCGTCACGCGAAAAAAGGCGTTCAAAAACGGGCCTAAAACTATACGAGCCGCGCGGAATCAACGAAATTGAAAGGACGATTTTGGAAAGGTGCTTCTCGACTGTTACGGTTACCTACATAGTAAATCCGCACGAAATATATGTACGGGACGAGTTGCACGATGATATCGCGGCTGAAATTGTGGAGTTATGTCGAAACGAGGCGAAAGCATACGAGACGAAACTGTTGAAGAGAAAGCACAAATTTGAGGTGAAGGTTGATGGGTTGTATCTGGTGCAGCCGGAAAATACTACCAATTGGTATAGAGCGTTGGTACTGGAAGCATTCAACACCACGCCGGAACGGGTCGGACCGTACACGGTACAGTACGTGGATTATGGCGGCAAAGATACTGTCGAGCACGAACAAATGCGCCCCATGTCGATTGAGCTGAGCGAGATAGAGTGGCAAGCGATGAGATGCTCGCTGTACAATGTCGATACGATCGACCGCACTGCAACATCCTGGCCGGCGGAATGTTACCAGCTAGCGATGGACTTTATTGGCAATCGTAAAATGATGCTATATGAGGTGGAAAGTGTATCCGGCTGTCGGTCGGttgatatttttcttccaccaaTAATTGCTACGGAACATGCCGCAACGAGCGGCGCCACACGGATAGATGTGATGTCCTGGAATGGTTACTACCCTCCCATGTCGCTACGTACCACGTTGATAACGTTGCAGCAGTGTGTCGGAAGCAGTGAAGCGAACGAACGTAACCCGCAAGCTGTTGAGCGTGTCAGGCTGCTAAAGCGCTGGATGACACAAGCAACAGAACAGGCACAGAAACGTTGGACCATTCGGCGTACGCCGGAGCTGACGCAGTATGATTTCTTTGACGTTCACATAACCTATTCGAAGTCGCCCGACCACTTCTACATAATGCCGATGGAGTGGAAAACGAACACGTTCGACAAACTGCAGGAACAACTGAATGAGATGTGTGAGAAGCCGAACGCGTACAAAGTATTCTGTCCATACGTAGGGCTCGTCTGCGGTTTCGCGCTCGACACCGAAGATAGTGAACGCATTTGGTTGCGTGGTCGCATTGAAACGATTGTACCCGGTAGCTGTTGGATGTATGCGCTCGATACGGGCGAAACCATCAAGGTGAGCTGTAATGATTTGTATCTGTTTCCACCCAACAGTACGCTTATGTCGGTATATCCGCTTGCCGTGGGCTGCAGTTTGGAGCATATACGTCCGAAGAGTGGCAATGGCACGATTTCCTGGAGTGGGGATGCGATCGAGGAGTTTAACTTGCTGCTGAAAAGCAAAACGCTTCGATTTGCCGTTACGATGGGTTCGCTGTGGAACGAATCGAAGGTGTACAGCGTGTTGCTGTATCTGCGCAACAAATCCGACGTTGATACGTGCGTCAACAGGATTCTCGTGGCGCAGGGTCACGCCGAATGTATCATGGGAAGGGAAGCGGAGATTAACGATCTTGTGCATAAGTCGCACACCAGGCAGGCGATTGATAAAGCAGCACCAGCCGGGACTGAAGCTGCGGAGCCCAGCAACAAGGTGATCGATCCGCGTGTGCCGGTCGATTTGCTGAGAGTAATTTCACCCGACGAGATCTACGTACGGCTGAGTTCTCGTAAGGGCGATCTGGATGGGCTGCAACAGGCGATACAGCAGCATATGGACGAAACGCTCGATGGTGACGACGGTGGGATAGAGGACACATCTTCGGGGCAGAATTCGAGCAAGAGTGACTGGTCCCCCGGTGATATGTGTCTCGTGTTTACGTCACCGAGCAGTGGTCACACAACCGAATGGTACCGTGCACGCATTACGGAAGTACAGGAAGAAGGTGAGCTGTACGAAGCGTTTCTGATCGATCGCGCATTAACGTTGCAGGTGCATCGGACCAATGTGGCCCGTATGGTGCCACGTATCGCACAGCTGCAACCCGGTGCCGTCCGTTGCCAATTGGCGTGTATCGAACCGCTCAAGGGTAGTGACGGTTGGCAAAAGGTGACTGTCGACGGGCTGCATAACATCATTGATTCGTACGAAAAGCACGCCATCTCGCTGGATGCGAACCGTGCGAACAGTAAGGATAACGAACCAACCAACGCGCACCAATCGTTGTCCGTTGTGCTGTGGGGTGTGCGGGTGCTGCCGCAACAGGCACTTGCACCGCAGAAAACGGAATACAGAAACATCAACCAGATGCTCGTCGTACGCGGTTTAGCGCACTCGTCCGGGCGCTTTCGCACGTTAGCCACGGTCGGTAACGATGCGCTGGAAGAGCTACAGTCGGTAGAAGAAGCGGTCGAAAAGATGACGCGCGGCGAGTACAAAAAgctgaaagatttttttcggGCAATCGCCGCCGTCTCCGCCGAAacggaaggattcggagcacGGGAGGATGGCAACGAAACGGCGAAAGTTGTGCTAAATGGCAAAGACATGCACGCAAGGGTGGAAATAGACGGGCCGTGCGCAACCGTACTGACGCTGGTGAAGGACGCGGTTGAGTCCATCACCGACTGGCCGGAGAGCATTCCAATTGAGAAGACCGTCTTCGTGGGGATGCCGACACACATCGGTAACGATGGTACCGTCTTTCTGATGGATCTGTGTCAGCAACCGGTGTTGAACAGTATACGCGATACGATCCAGGAGTACGTGGCGAAGAATGGTCTGCTTTCGCCGACAACGCTTTCGGTCACATACAAGCCGGGCGAACCGTGCCTTGCCCGATATCATCTAGACGAGATGTTCTACCGTGCCACTGTTGTGGCTGTTATCGAACGTAACAAGTATCGTGTATTGTTCGTCGACTACGGTAATGAGGAAATGTGTCATGGTGAGGATTTGCGCAAGGACATCGTTTGCGGACGGGTACCGGTACAGACGAATCGGTTTCGGTTGAGCGGCATCGTTCCGGAACAAATATGCAAGCAGACGGGTACGTGGCCTGAAGATGCAATCATCTTAAGTCATGGACTGATCGTACAGCAACTATGCAAAGTGCACGTCGACACGTCCATCTGGACACcgaacattagccaagaagcACAGGTACGCCGTCCCATTCCCTGCAATCTGTTTCGACTCAACGATTTGGTCGATGTGCGCCAAACGCTGTTAGAAATAGGCAATTTTAAAAGCCACGTTGAACAGAAGGATGAATCGGACAGTGTGTGCGACACGGCTGTTTCGCGTGTATCAAACCGGTACGAATCAATCGACTATCAGTTGGCGAATACTGCACCAGAACGTAGCTATTCACCACGATTCTGTACACCGGAGCAGCGTGATCTGATGCAATTTGTGCGAGAGTTGGACACGGATTATGATTTCGATAGCTTCACCAAGAAGTTTGAAGATCCGAACGAAATGCTGGAAGAACCAAATGACGATAGCGACGACTATCTGAACCGTGCCCAAGTGCTCAACGTAAATGCAGCTGACCTTAATGATGATGCATCGGACGACAGTAGTCTGACCGAGGATGTAAGTGTGAGTTCCCTGCTGTCATCCTTCAACCCGGACCATCTTGATTCGTCCACCCGACTGTCGGCAGATGAGCTCCACTCTCAGTCAAGTGTCCCGACCGGTATGCAGACTGATCCGTTGCCACGCGCTAGCCCATTTGCATCACCGATCGATCCGAATCGAACGGCCGGATTTTTCGCCAACTTTGTCAAATACGGTCCCGGCCTTACGGTGCACCTGTTTCCCCACATCGAAGGACATTCGCTACGGATGATAAATATGACGCAGAGAATACAGCGCTTGGTCAGATCGCAACCCGAGCTGCTTAAATGGCAGGCGCGCCAGGTCGAGGTAGGTGAACCGTGTCTTGCACCGTACAGTGCGGATGGTTTCTACTATCGTGCGATCATCGAAAAGGTGTTCGAAGAGAGCAGCGAAGTGTCCATCATGTTCGTCGACTACCTTAATCGGGATACCGTAGCGATCGCGGATTTGCGCAAATGTCCGAAagagctgcgcaacattccgCTGCGCAATGCGGAGGTGCAGCTGAAGGGCGTTCGTGTGAATCAGCGATTGCGCCAAGCCGACATTGGCCGACGTATGCTGGAGGTGTTGATACAACCATTCTACGTACGGATTACCCCGGCGACGAAACCGTCCTCCCAACCGGGTGAAACGCTTCAGCCGGAGGTAGAATTATTCAGCGATTACGAACGGGGCGTCCTTGCTTATGACCAAATGATCAAAGAACGGTTCCTATATACTAGCGATCCCTAG